GATTTATTTCCACTTTCTAGTATACCATAGTAGCCTAGGTGTGTTTTTCCGGAATGGTTATGAGCATTTTTCCAATCTGCTGGGGGTGATGTTGGTGGGCTTGGGCTAGGAGCATGGTTATTTTTAATCTTGGGCTTTTTGCGAGGCTTCACGCTGCTACCTTTTTAGTTCAtgaatttgagattaaaaaaatcatgaaaaacttggaaaaagataaaaagttattggttgataatttttcaatggGGCTAGGCTGGACCCAGCAGGCCTAGCCGGGTCACAGGCTTGACCCAGCTAGCCATTTACTTTACCAGCAGGCGTGCGTGAGCAGTTCACGCACGCCAGCTATAggaacatataattaaaatgcaaaaagggAAAGCGCAACTAACCTGGTGCTGGAAATGGCGATCCGGATTTTGCAGTCTTTCTTGATCGTCTATCCTTGCCTCAAGATCCCTGTGTTCGTTCGTTTCCCTTCTGTATATGTATTCCTTCTATCAGCTGCTCGTTCCTCTctcctttttaatttcttcctctggCTGTGGAAGCTGACGCTGGAGAAGAGGAAGTCGATGATGATGCTGGTACTCTCTGCTGGTTCTTCCTttcctgcttttttttttctttgtcttcttttGTTCACTTTGTTTGCGTTCTGGGGACCAAAGCAAAGCCGGGAACGCTGGCTTTTTGCTCCTTTCGTTTCTTAGCTTGTGCTTTCGATCCTCCCTCTCTCGGTACCCTCTGTTTTGTTCTCTGCTCTCTCTCTATCTACTCCCTGTCTATCCTCCTGTTTATTTCTCTTCGTCTCTGTTCCCTGAGAGGAAACAAAAATTTGCTATTCTGGTTCGTTCTTTTGTCTTAGTTTTCTGCCGTTCgtggctttttcttttttctttttctggtcCCCTCGCGAGGTTGCCTTTGCCCAGCTTTTATAAGGCCAAAGATCGATCAGCGCTGTAACGATCGCCACTTAAATGCCCTGTAACTGGTTGCCTTCAATGATGAAACTCAAGTGTTGGCTGGAAACTGATGaaacagaggaagaagacagtgaacagTCGTTGCAAAACGACTCCGTTTTCCAGTTCTAAAGGCTGTCTTTAATTTGGTCCCTGTAATTCTTGTAATTTTGCAATCAAGTCCCTGGTTAAAATGTAATTAGATCCTTGCATTTTCGTGTCATTTTCAATCTAGTCCTTGGATTATAAtgtttgcaatttggaccccaattaaaccccaaactttgatatttctttgattaagtccctgattggattaattaaattaatctcaagcttaattaagtccaaaaacttatcaattctccaattaaacccttaattggattaattaaattaatttcaagctcaattaagtctcaaaacttatcaattctccaattaaacccttaattggattaattaaattaattccaagctcaattaagtctcaaaacttatcaatttttcaattaaacccttgattggattaattaaatcaattttcaaacttaattaagtctcacAACTTatcaatcatgttgcccttaacccaaattttaattaattcttcatttattttatttttacgtgttttttcattattttttcagcattttttcagtaaataaaataattaaaataaaagggtcaaaAATTTGGTTATGACAATAGTAATagaacaaatttattattttctttttgttaaaaccatattaagataatttgcTAAAGATTAGTTAAGAGGAAGACAATTCTAGCCATTCCGTCGATAAATTAGTGAGATTGCTCCAATCACGGGGAAGGCTTTGCCAAATACTTCATCTCATGGATTCTGAGTTCTTAGCTATCAAATGGCTTTCAAAACAGTTGATTCTAAGTTTCATTTCAATAAATGCCAGTACCAACATTAATTTGGAAGTGCTATaacatggagagcttggtttcgTCTTCTTGGCTCTGCTCTGCTCCGCTCCACCATCATCTCCATCTTATCATggtatatttctatttttaaagagTTTGATCTGCGATTCTCTCCAACAAATTGGGATAACAAATTGTCAGATGCTGAAAAGGCTGGCAATTCATCTtccgttgcttgaaaatggccagcTATCTCATCCCCCTTCTCTTAGAGTGATGGAGTACATCCAAAAGAATGGTGAGAGTCAGTGATGGAATGGGAGCATCCTAATGCTAAGGATGTCCTTCGTCcctttattatttaaatgatgACTCTGCCCTTTATCATTCATGTGCTAGGTTGGAATCCTTAAACTGGAGAAGAGTCCACTTATATTTCCTCGCCaaccaagaagatgaagaagacgaACTTTTCTATGACGAAGCTGCAATCAACTCTGTCCTTGATGAATCAGAGAGCAGATCCAGAAATATTACAAAATGTAGGTAACAGGTTTACgtacatgatttaatttgtaGAGGAAAAAAGATTGAACTTCGCATAATTAAATTGATGTCGTTCTCTGAAACTTACAGATCCTCTGTTTGTTATATTACGGTTTCTTATGAAGTGTAAATGGCTTCCTTACTTTATCCGTAAGAGAGGTGGAGGGAGTTAACCTCCATGAGATAGTTATCTTAGAATGGATCTCGCTCGTACTGCGCTTGAAAAGATGCCGCAAGGAATGGAATGCCTAACGAACCTGAGGTATCTTAGAATGAATGGATGtggtgaaaaggagtttcctAGTGGGATATTACCAAAACTCTCTCACCTGCAAGTCTTAGTACTAGAAAAGTTTACGGCGCGAGGTGATGGTCCAATAACAattaaaggaaaggaagtagGATCCTTGAGAAATTTGGAAAGTTTGGAGTGCCATTTCGAAGGTTTCTCTGACTTCGTGGAGTATCTCAGATCTTGGGATGGGATCCTATCATTAAGCACATACAGAATTTTTGTAGGAATGGTGGATGAAGATTATTGGGCATACATTAATGATTATTCGACAAACATTGGTGATTATCTGACATACTTTGATGATTATCCAAGTAAAACAGTTTTGTTGGGTAATTTGAGTTTCAACGGAGATAGAGATTTTCAGGTCAAGTTCTTAAATGGCATTCAAGGACTGATTTGTCAATGCTTCGATGCAAGAAGTTTATGTGATGTTTTGTCATTAGAGAATGCAACTGAACTGGAGCATATCAGAATTGAGGATTGCAATaacatggagagcttggtttcatcttcttggttctgcTATGCTCCACCACCATTGCCATCATATAATGGTACGTTTTCTGGTcttaaagagcttaattgttgTGGATGTAACCATATGAAGAAGTTGTTTCCACTTGTGTTGCTGCCAAACCTCGTAAACCTGGCAAGGATTGATGTTAGTTAttgtgagaaaatggaggagataataggaaCAACAGATGAAGAAAGCAGCACCTCCAATTCCATCACGGAATTCATTCTCCCAAAGTTAAGAACTCTGTATTTGTATCGTTTACCAGAACTGAAAAGTATTTGCAGTGTAAGACTGATTTGCAATTCTCTTACTGTAATCCGTTGTCAGAAGCTGAAGAGGATGGCAATTTGTCTtccgttgcttgaaaatggccagccatctcctcccccttctcttGAAATAATCAAGGCATATCCAGAAGAATGGTGGGAGCATCCTAATGCTAAGGATGTTCTTCGTCCCTTTGTAACGTTTCCGCAGGAGGAGACTAGTTGGCGCCtaagataatataatatagaATAGAGGGTAAGCATCATCTCTCTCAATCGAATTGTACCTTTCGTATTGTTAATCCTTTCGTTGTTAGAATACTTCTTTGTTGCATCATTTATCAATTCTATCCTTCTGCAAGAATACTAATCGATTGTAACCTTAAATTTGCTCAtattcaataatatatcattctttcaatcatttttgttaaaaatcatgtgcaaaacataattatttttgacatgaaTGATGAAAATAGTCCTTTAAATAAACAAGGATattcttattaattaatattgaaataatcCTTTATCCCTGtgtaccttttttaaa
This genomic stretch from Populus alba chromosome 19, ASM523922v2, whole genome shotgun sequence harbors:
- the LOC140955034 gene encoding disease resistance protein UNI-like, with translation MDLARTALEKMPQGMECLTNLRYLRMNGCGEKEFPSGILPKLSHLQVLVLEKFTARGDGPITIKGKEVGSLRNLESLECHFEGFSDFVEYLRSWDGILSLSTYRIFVGMVDEDYWAYINDYSTNIGDYLTYFDDYPSKTVLLGNLSFNGDRDFQVKFLNGIQGLICQCFDARSLCDVLSLENATELEHIRIEDCNNMESLVSSSWFCYAPPPLPSYNGTFSGLKELNCCGCNHMKKLFPLVLLPNLVNLARIDVSYCEKMEEIIGTTDEESSTSNSITEFILPKLRTLYLYRLPELKSICSVRLICNSLTVIRCQKLKRMAICLPLLENGQPSPPPSLEIIKAYPEEWWEHPNAKDVLRPFVTFPQEETSWRLR